Proteins from a single region of Callospermophilus lateralis isolate mCalLat2 chromosome Y, mCalLat2.hap1, whole genome shotgun sequence:
- the LOC143639715 gene encoding amelogenin-like, with product MGTWILFAFLFGTAFTMPLPPHPGHPGYINFSYEVLTPLRWSQSMIRQPYPSYGYEPMGGLLHHQIIPVLSQQHTPSHTLQPHHHIPVVPAQQPVAPQQPMMPVPGHHSMTPNQHHQPNLPPPAQQPFQQPFQPQSIQPQSHQPIQPMQPVQPVQPMQPIQPQPPLHSLHPLPPQPHLPPMFPMQLPPFLPDLPLEAWPATDKTKREEVVSIH from the exons ATGGGGACCTGGATTTTGTTTGCCTTCCTGTTTGGAACAGCCTTCACTATGCCT CTACCACCTCATCCTGGGCACCCTGGTTATATCAACTTCAGCTATGAG GTGCTTACTCCTTTGAGGTGGTCCCAGAGCATGATAAGGCAGCCG TATCCTTCCTATGGTTACGAACCCATGGGTGGATTGCTGCACCACCAAATCATCCCCGTGCTGTCTCAACAGCATACCCCGAGTCACACCCTTCAGCCTCATCACCACATCCCAGTGGTGCCAGCTCAACAGCCCGTGGCCCCCCAGCAGCCAATGATGCCAGTTCCTGGCCACCACTCCATGACTCCAAACCAACACCACCAGCCAAACCTCCCTCCACCTGCCCAGCAGCCCTTCCAGCAGCCCTTCCAGCCCCAGTCCATTCAGCCACAGTCTCACCAGCCCATCCAGCCCATGCAGCCTGTCCAGCCTGTCCAGCCCATGCAGCCCATCCAGCCCCAAccacctctgcactccctgcatcCCCTGCCACCACAGCCACATCTGCCTCCGATGTTCCCCATGCAGCTGCCCCCCTTTCTTCCTGATTTGCCTCTGGAAGCTTGGCCAGCAACAGACAAGACCAAGCGGGAAGAAGTGGTGAGTATACACTGA